TGAAGGGCTGGAGGATGATGTCTTCTGCGGTGGCTTGCGGGATTGGGGGCTTGGTGTGTTTGCAGGTGTAGGTGCAGCTGGTAGGGCAGGTCCTGGGGTGGCGAAAGGCTGGTGGCTCCAAGTGTGGGTGCGTTGGGGGGACAGAGCGTGGGTGCTCCTCGGTGGCTCCGTGGACAGACAAGCGCAGGATGGAGCGACTTTAGGGATGAACCCAGTTCTGGGGTTGGCGGCCAAACCCCAACACGTGGCTCAGCCTGGCCAGCGCCTTCATGCCCTCGCATGGCCAGAGCCGTGGTTGACTCTGTCTGGAAAGGGCTGGGGGGTTGACGGGTGCCACAGGGTCCCCACCCTGCTTTTCCCACAGCACATCGGCCTCCCCATGTTCGCGGCCGATCGGAAACCCAAGCGGATCCACCTCATGAGCCTGGGTGTCCTCAACCTGCCCCGCAACGCCCTGCTCGACTGGTCCTTTGGCCACTCGCTCATCAGCTGCCATGTGGAGCAtcacctcttccccagcctcTCCGACAACATGTGCCTGAAGGTGAGATGGTCCCACGGGGCAGATGATTGTGTTGGGAGGTGACACGGGGACAAGACCATCCATGTCCCCACCACCTCCCGTCCCTGCCACCGGACCTCTCTGCGCTGTTCCCCCCATGCTAGAGACCTCTTGCTGCTTTGCAACAGCCCCTAACCCACCTCGCTCCATCCCCACTCCTGTTTCTCCTGGGTtgctgctctctgctccttccACTGGTCCCAATTCCAGCGTGCAGCAGCCTCCCAGCAGTCCAGGATCCTTCCAAACTCTTCCCTTGGGAAAGCATTTCCAGTGCTGCACAGTCTGGCTTTTGGTTTAGCCAGCATCCAGGCAAACCTCCTATAATTTTGGTTGTGCCCTTACTTGTTACTCTGAGGTGGGCGTTGTGTTCAAAACATGGGCTCTGAGCATGGCCCTGGCTCGAGAAGATCCCAAGGCAGATCCATGCGCTGCCCTTCAGCATGGGATCTCCACTGATTTAATGCTGTGCACTTATTTCCAGTCTCAAGTCAGGGGAAAAATTAAGTCATAGTAATAGAGGGAGTAGGAACACCAGTGGGGTTTGGGTCATGCCCTTTGCTCGAGCTCGCGGGGCCGGTAGGACCTGTACCCCTGCAAAGGTGTGTTGCAGGGAAGGGGTAATTAAGCTGGTGgcagcctcccagccctgccaccgaGACGGCTGTGTGGGCACGTGGGGATAACTACGGGTGTGAGTGATGAGCGTGTGTGGCTGGCCCTTGTTAAAGCCTCGTTAGGGCTTCCTTCCTAATCCGAAGCCCTGCATAGGCATTTTACTAGGGCAAACTCCCTGTCTTGCTGCAACTGGAAACCACCTTCCTCTTAATTTTCATGGTAAAGAAGTTAGAGCTGGTCCTGCCTTCTCCAGCCCTGTTTTGGGCATGTGGCATGGGTTTTCTGGGCACCTTGCAGGGAGCTCGGCGATGCCTCAGGCTGGGAACCTTGTACAAATGCCGGGGCATCCTGCATGGAGGTGAATTTGCCTTTGCAGATCAAACCCATCGTCTCCCAGTACCTGAAGCAGAAGAAGCTGCCGTACAACGAGGACACCTACGCCTCCAGGCTCCGGCTCTTCCTCCAGAGATACGAGGAGCTGATGGTCCACGCTCCCCCCATAACAGAGCTGGTGGGCATCCAGTGAGGACGGGGCCCCAGGACTCGGGGGGGGGCTGTTTCTTGCGGGGACTTGCAGCAGGGATGGTTTTAGCAGGATCGGGGCTACACAGACGCACGCCTCCATAAAGCCATCGCGTAGGAAACATCTCTCCCCGATGTCTTGCTTTTGGCTAGATAACGATGCACAGAGCCACCGCAGGAGGAGAGCCAGGTGGTGCAATGGCAGGGACAGAAAAAGGGGGGGACCCCCCCAGTTATTCCCTGCCAGGGCTTAGTTTTATCCACTCTGCTTTCACGCCGGGGgagaggacccccccccccccatctgctgTCTGGGGTCTCCTTGCAGCAGGACCAAGGGAATGCGGCAGCATGTCTGGGACATCCAGAGCTGGTTCctggctgagctgctgggctCTGTAGGATGGAGCTGCAAATGTGGGGGTGGGAGCTCAaggaaggggtggattgtggggagggggctgtgtcACTGCTTGCCTGCGCTTTGCCTGACTTTGGGATAAACCAGTCTTTTTGAGGAACAACGATTTGGCAAGTTCAGCCTTAACACGTTGAAGCGCATCTTCTTTATTACTGGGTTTTGTTGCTGGAGTGAGTCATACTGGTATCCCGCAGTGCCCGAGGCAGGGTTGGGGCAAAGACCCTCGCCCCATGTCGGGTATCTGTATTGGGGTGCTGGAGGTGACCCCAGACTCGATCGTTGCTATTGCAGGAGTTTAGCAGGAGAATcacctgccagaggcaggcaGGTCTCCAGGGCTTGGAAGACTTTCCCTGTTTAGGGAGGGGGAACTCGGCCCACTGAGCTGCTGCCAGCGGGTGGGATGCTCACGTGGCTGGTTCCAACTCCCCTCCAGGACACCGTGCCTGGCTTTCCTGGGGCTCTCTGCTGTTCCAGACCTGCAAGACTGATGACAAAGTCCAGCCCAGTGTCACAGTGGGGACCTGGCAGCAGAAAAGGGAACTGGCCCAACTGGGACCGGCGTGGGAGTCAGTGCTGGCTCTGGGCTTTGTGAGGCTTTGCGAGGCTTTGCTTCCTTGATTCATGCTGGACTCCCGGCCCCACAACCGGGATTTATAAGGCTGAACATTGCAAATGTGTCCTGAGGCACAGGGATGCTCTCCTCTGGTCCTGGGCCATGGCAGGGCGAGGGTTGCAGTGGGCATGCCCTTCTGTGGGCATCACGTACCCCATTCTTCTGCACCAAGTGTGGGGACAGCCTCAGACCCACTGGAGAAGTGTCCCTGTGTGGGCACTGCGACATGGGGCTGGGATGGTCACTGCATGTCCCTGTGTAGTAGATCCAGACTCGGGGGGGTGAGGAAAGCTGGCCCTGGATCTGTCCAGTGTGGCCCCTTTGGCATCAGAAATAGGGAATTACTGATTTATCCTGGGCTGGGGCCCAGGGGATGCTGATGTCCTGGGCTGGTGGCATTGCCATGTCACCTCTAACCGGCCCCATGCGCGTTTATCGATCCATGACATTGTGAAACATCCAAAGGGCAAATTCTTGCCCTTTGAGTGTGGGTTATGCTGGGTCTGTAGGTGggagggaagcgggggggggggtgggggggtggctggACCAAATGGCCTGAGCACTCCCAGGGGTCACCGGGGGCTTAGGGGTGGCAGAGaccctccccagagctgccctcCTGATTAATTTCTTAATCGAGAATCAGAGCTAAATTATGCTAAATGTGCTAAATTAATGGTGCTCCTGGCTCCAgtgaggggcagggggggtgagCACGCGTTAGCGGTGCTTTCGGCTCAGGTGGGGTAATCTCAGCCTCACGTGTCCCCGCTTGTGGGCACAAAATGCTCTTTCTCCTTCCATATTGCAAAGAGATCCATCTCAAAATGTTTCTAAGTGTTGGTGGGAGCAACAACCCTTTTCACAGCTGGATCTCATGGATATTGTATAATGCAGTGCCATCTAAAGGCAAGTGTTTGCAGGTCCTTCAGCCAGCAGGAGATGACCTGTGATTTGGGAAATATGTGGATTATTCCCTGCCAGAAGTGGCAGATACAGCAGCGGTTAATGGGGAACAGGGACATTTCTGGCCTGTGTGCTCAGAACCCCCCAAACTTCTGCCTTGAGCAATGCCACAAATTTAAACTCTACTCTTTTTGTGGATGATATCAATGCTGATATTTGGAACTGAGCCTCCAGCCTCGCCTCTGTGGGCAATGGGTTAGTAATTGCTGTGTTGAGCTAAGGCTGGGGGCTTGGAGCACAGGCACAGGCTTTAAAGCTGTCGGAAATCCTGGTCCTCGCCACAACCACCCTGAAGGAGTGGGTACAGACGGAGGCATATGGCCAGCTGCTGTTCTCAGCATGCGTTTGCAGAAAGCCATGAACTAATTTTCAAGACCGTGCAAGAAAGTGTGTGGGTTTTATGACCCTTATTAAAATCGGCTTCTAGCTGTAAAATCCTCTTGgtcttaattgcttttaaaaagccccGTTAGTGCTCGCCTGCATGCTTTGGCATCTGTACAATCCTTAAACATCTCCTGGTCCTGCTGAGATGATTTCCCTGCCTGGTGTATTGCGCAGGGGCTGAAGCAAGATGGGGTGCTCCTGCACGGGAAGTGTGAGTGGTTGCATTTGAAATGAGCTGAGTGATGGGGATTAAGGGGGAAATAAAGCAGAGGCCGTGAGGGAGCTTTGGTAGCAGCATTTATCCGCTGGCACTAATGTTTTATCCTTTACCGAGGGGATGCTGTGGGCTTCTTCTGGTGAAGGGTGGATGGCTGTGCAGCGGGATGGTTAAAATCGGTCTGAGCTTCGGTTTCCCCCCAGAAGACCTCCGCAGTTAATCACTTTTGGCAATAAAGGGCCGCAATTAGCAGCCGCAGGGATGGAGCCGTTGCGGGGAGCCCCAGGCGGGCAGGGTACCGCGGAGGCCTCGCCATAGAGTTGCGGCGGCGCGAGCGGCCGCGAGAGGGCCTCTCCTTCCCTACTTCTCGGTGGTACCGCTGGTTTCCGGGCAGCCGTGGCGTCGACCGCGTGCCGCCATTGGCTGCCGATGCGGGGGCGGGGCCGTGCGACGCTATGGGGGCGGGGTTATGCTAAGCAACGCTTTCTCCCGCCTCGCGATTGGTCGGCGGGGAGGAGGGGCGGGGcagccggcagcggcggcggcggcggcggcggcggccgggatGGGACCGGGCGGCGCGTGCTGGAGGGGCGGTGGCGTCCCGGGCGGTGAGGGGCGGGGCCTGGTGGCGTCACGGGGTCaaccggccccggggggggggggggagggaggagcacGTGTGCCGGGACCGGGAGGGGGAGAACGGGGACCGGGGGCACCGGGGCTGTGGGAACCGGGACCGGCGGGCCCGTGCTGCAGCCCTGAGGGACCGAGGGACGCGGGGCCGGGAGGGTAGACACCATGCCCTGCGCTCCGGGGCGAGAGTGCTGGCGGCCCGGTGCTCCACCGACCGGCACCGGGGCCGGGTCTAGGACTGCGTCTGGGACCCCCCGGTGCGTGGGGCCGGGGGCGTCTCCGGTACGGTGCTTTCTAGGGCCCTTCTCCGGAGCGGTTGACAGCCTCTCCGCCACCACCGGCCCCGGCCCAGCCGTAAGCGCCAAGGCCGCAGGCTTGGCTGAGCTCGGGGGCCACCGGCCTTGACCTCGACCTCGAGGCGTTTCCGCCTCAAATCTCTTCGGGGGGACGCGCCGCCGGGCCGGGTACATAAACCCCGGCCTTCCTCCGCCGCCCGTCTGCCCGCGATGGCCGGCGTGGGGGGACGAGCCCCTTTGGGTCGGTACcgggctggagggaagggctaTGGCCGGGCCTGGGAGTTAACACCTCGTGCGGCATCACGTCCTCTCTGTCCTTCACGCCTCCAGGTTTCAAGCGATGGCTGTCCTCGTCCGCCCCGGCTCCTCGCGTCTGCGTGGTGGGCAGCGGGCCCGCGGGGTTTTACACGGCTCAGCACATCCTCAAGGTACcggggtgggatttgggggtgggtGAGGGCAGGGACCTGCTGGCTGAGGGAGGTATCTCTGTGCTGCCTGGCTCGAAGGGGGTCGGAGAGCGGTTTTGTgggctcccggccccgctccaGCCAAGCCTGTGTGGTCGGGGGGCTGCGTGGGGCAGCCCAGACCCCACAGAGTCCTCCTGGGTCCCTTTGCCTGGGGTAAGTATTGCTGCCAtcgtccctgccctgcccctgggcCGTGCAGGCCGGACCCAGGCCTGGCCAGGTTGCCGCGAGTTCAGCCCAAGTGATTTTTCTAGAATCAAATAAGCAGCAGAGATCTGCCTCGCTCAGAGCTGTTGTCACCCAACAGGGACGACATTAACTCTGTATTAAAGGGAATGTGCAGGATCTGCTCCCCTGCCGCCTCCTCCCCCAGCTGAATTAAGGCACACGGGTGATCCTCTACCCGGTGTCTGTAAACGTTGGTGCTTCGGGCAGTCAAATCTCTGTCGGGAAATGGGGCCCGAGCACAGAACTGGGCTGCTGGCACTGACCAGAGATGCAGCGGCTTAACCCCGTCATTAAACTGTGCTGTGTTGTCTCCGCTACGTGTTGGAAAATAGCTGTTACTAAGCCTCAGGGACAAATTTCAGGGCTGCTTAATCTCCGGGAAGAGGCTGGCTCAAAATACAAGATAACAAAAGCCTTGCAGCAAAACATCTGTCTAAAGCTCTGACCCTGAGGTGACTCAGCTTCAGGGGATCTCAGGACGCGGGCATCTCTGTGGAGGGCTGGCAGACAGTCTGGCAGGTCCACCAGCACCCAGGGTGCTGCGCTGGGTGCTCCCCAGCCAGCGTGGGGGCTCTTCCATCAGCCCCCCGGGTACAGGATAGCCTCTGGTTTAGTGTGGAAGAGGTGCTGTGGATGGAGCCCCCCAGAAGATGCACTCGATGGTGGTTGGGGGTCACGCTCGCTGCTACACCTCACAATCTCAGCTGTCAGTAACAGGTACGGCATCATCCTGTGCATGGAAGAGCCTGGGAGAGGCTGTTTCTGGCTACGGGATCTTGGTGCAACCCTCCCTCCTGTCCCGTATTTCCCCCAGCAGCAGGCGAGCGTTGCGTGTCCCTCCTGAGCTGTTGGGCTCACGTGGCCTTTCTGTCCTCATCCCTTAACCGCCgcttccttctcctgcagcacCACGGCGGGGCCCGAGTGGACATCTATGAGAAGCTGCCTGTTCCCTTCGGGCTCGTCCGTtttggggtggccccagaccacCCCGAAGTGAAGGTTGGTGCTCGCCTCCTCCCTTGCCGTTGCGGTTGAACACGATGATGGTGGCGGGTGCAGGCGAGGCAGTTGCCGTCCTTTGTGCTGCCTCAAGGCTCGCTGTGGTGTGGAGCTGTCACACTGGAGAGGTCCAAATGTCCTCCTTGTCCGTGCTGAGACCCAGCAAGGCCACGGCTAGGTCTGGCTTTAGGGCTCTGGACAGCAGGTCAAAAACAGGGGCTTGTGATGGGAAGTGCTGCTCCCGGTGCTGGTCAGACTGGCCTAGAGCAAGACCAAGGAGCACAGATGGGTTTCTTTGTACCAGGAAACTTTAAGCTGGCAGGATCCTGCCCGCTCACTGCAGTTGTTGTTTGCCTCTGCTCCGTTCTTACCCATTCTGGTACAAACGTGTATCCTGGGAACGCACCGATCTGCTGTTAGGAGTGATGGAGTTGGGCTGTAGGTGCACACCTGGGCAAAGAGAAGGTAAACCAAGGAGCTCTTTGAAATCAACCATTTTCCTTTGCCTCGTAGTGGGCATGAATTGTACCCAGGGGTATCTGCTGTCTCTGAACTGGGGTGAACGTAGTTGGAGTGGTAGGACACAGGAGATCCAGACACAGCAATATCTTGCGATGGTTTCCTTTAATCCCTGGAGATCATCAGACCAAAATGCCTGGATCCCTTTGAGCTGAGAGATGAGGAGTGGACATAACGGATGTGGGTTTTGGGCAGCTTCCGCCGTACAGTGGTATCTGTCCTGTTACCAGGCTGAGTCTGGCTGGAGCTGAAGGGGAAAAAGTGGTTGTTTTGCTGTGTAGCCCTGATTGCTCAGAGGAAAAGGCTCTGGGCGCCATCCTGCCCTGCATCCTCTCTTGATGAAGTGGGTTTCAGAAAGGGTTGAGATGAGAGGCTGGCAGAGGGggtctggcaggcagccctcTCGATGGAAGGGGTTGTTTCGTGGGACTCCCTTGCAAGCCTCACCTCTGGGAAGGAGTTTTCTCCTATAGCGGGGTTTACTCAGAGGGGCCGAAGGTATTGAAAGTGACCTGTCCTCCCCAGGCGGGTGCAAAAGATGGATTTTCCTTTCCACAAAGGGTGGTGGAAAGAGTGCCAAGTCACAGCTGTGAATCTCCCTGTGAATTATCTGTGGCTGTTGTTAGATAAGAGTCTCAGAATAACTGACTCAGAGAGGGGGAGAAATGTTTCAAGGCTGCGGGGGACAGGAACGAGGACCTCCTGTCAGCAGCAGGCCTTGGCCCCGGCTGTGGCTTGGACATAACTCCCCGGCGCTTGTTTGATCTCGGCAGAATGTGATCAACGCCTTCACGCAGACGGCGCGCTCGGAACGCTGTGCCTACTACGGAAATGTCACCGTGGGGAGGGACGTCATGGTGGCAGAGCTGCGGCAGGCTTACCACGCTGTGGTGCTGGTGGGTACGGTGCCCCAGAGCCAGGGCTGCCTTAGCTCCCCAGAAGTCATGGGGAAGGTCTGCAGGGTTATTCCCCACTGGGGTCTCAGGAAGAGGGTTTGGGCAAGGTGTTTCTGGGTTTGCCTCATTACCGTGGCAAACTCTCCCCAGCCTCGGGACAGCTCAAACGCTACAAGGCTTGTCTGAAGCCTTGGAGGGAGCATGTGCTAGAGCATGGCATCAAATACAGGTCTCTGAAACCCCACTGTAAGGGGCAGCGATTGAGGAACCTCTTCCCTGTGACGGCCAATACCTGTTTCAGCCTCATACAGATTTGTCCCTCCTGTTCGGTCCTTAGCTTGTCATGCTCTGCCTTGGCCCAAGGAGGTCAAGTCAAGTTTGGCTCTGGAGCCCAGGGGATGTGGTGGATGAAGCCCCTGTGCTCAGGCTGTGTTTAGTCCTTCCATTGAGTATCCTGGCCCCTGGGAAGGGTTGGTCGCCATGCAGTGTCTCTGGCAGCAGCTGGAAGGGGCGATTTGTGTTTTGGTATCAAACCCTGCACACAGTGACATCTCTGATTGTGTCTGCTCCCTCCTCAGAGTTATGGTGCTGAAGATAACCGTGTCCTGGGGATCCCAGGGGAGAACCTTTCTGGCGTTTATTCGGCCCGAGCGTTCGTGGGCTGGTACAATGGGCTGCCTGAGAACCGGGACGTGAGTAGAGCAGTGTGTTTCCCTGcccttcctccccatcctgcaTCCGAACGCAGGCATTCAGCTCTAGATTAAGTCCTGAAAGGCCTGCAATTGGAAAAGATTAGCAGGCACCACGTTAAATCCTTCTTAGATGGTAGAAATGTGAACAATTTGCACATCAGTGAGAGCGGATTAGCTGGCTCTCTAGGTTGGCAGCACGTTTTGGCTGGGCCAGATGGGAACCTGGGTGGAGTGATCCTCTGCTTTGGCCTGAGGAGGTTTTTTGGCCAAAAGAGCTCCTGCTCCCTAGTTGCCATCacaggaagagagggagaggcatCGGTTGGGATGCCCAGAGTGGCTGTGTTGCTGTGTCTGCTTTGGGGAGGAGGCTGGTGTGGAGTTTCCCCATCTGCACCACCTCTTTTTGGGGAAAAGAGGGGTGGAAGGGAATTTGGGTTTTGGGAACAGGTCCGAGGGGGCGGACGTCATGGAGGCCAGGTGGATTTGCTCATGGATGGGTCGGTCTTTCCCCGCAGCTGAAGCCCGACCTGAGCTGTGAGACAGCGCTGATTCTGGGTCATGGCAACGTGGCGCTGGATATTGCCCGGATCCTCCTGTCCCCACTGGATCTCCTCAGGGTAAGTCACAGGGGTACTCCATGCCACGAAGGCAGCTTGGGGCCCAAATTCACTCCGTGCTGGATGGGTGCTGGTTCCTACCCATCTCGGCAAAATCTCAGACTCTCCTGTCTTTGGGATCTTTGCCCAGGGAAGGCTGTTGCCTCTCAGGTGCACCCTGTGGATTCACAGTCCATAGGGAGTGATCCAAGGCTGTGGCCATGCCTTGGGTAACACTGCAGAGCTCTCTGcattgctgctgcctcctggGCTGCTGGTACCTAAAAAGTTGGCAATTGAGCTTCATCCCTTCCTTTCCTATGAGAAGCAAAGGAGGAGCTGCTTGTCCTTTTCCACCACCAAACTAGAAGCTTCTCCcgttggatttttttgttctacTGTAGTTGAGGGCAGCAGCCTGATTTCTGCTGGTAGCACTGGGCACACTGGTGGCTGGTCCAAGCTGGTGGACCTCTCCTGCTGCTATGCTTCCTTCTAGACAGCTGGGAGCTGGTCTGCACCAGCTGTTCCATACAGCTGCTGGCCCAGATGTTGGCAGCAAAGGCTCTCCTTCCTGGAGAAATGCCACGAGGTTTGTTACAGCTGTGCAACAACTTCCTGTATTAATAtctaaatcaaattaaaaaaaccaaaacttggaGACACTGCTAACCAGTGGCTAAAGCCAGCTGGGAGGCAGTGCTGCAAAGGACATGGCACTGGAAATGAGTGCCAGAGTGTGCAGGCAGTTTCCTGTTAAGAATGTTGGTCTGGAATGGTTTATCCTGTGTCCCTCCCATCATGTTTTCTCTAGAAAAGATCTTCTTGCTATCTAGATACATGCACATGACCGAAACAGAGTATAGGGTTGCTGCAAGATGCCAACCATCAGTCAAGCCCTGCCGAGCCGATGCTTGTGTTTGTGCTCGGAGTTGCCCTGGGCGGGCAGGCAGTGATTTGAGCTGTGGTTTGCAGTGGGTTTCACTCAAATGCCTGTATATCCTGAGCTGGGAAGTCACCCAACAGCATCTGCAGGCACCCCAAAATCGAGATGACTGGAAGGCTTTGCTCTGTTAGCCCCAAGGTTAACCTGCTTGGGTAGATCCCCCAAGGCAATCTCATGGGATGCTGGCTTGTTACCTTTAGTGCATTATGGCCTCGGAAAGTACATTCAGTGATGAGGGACCAGCTGTGCAAATAGCTCTGTGCAAAGGGAGATGACTTGTTTTCCATCCTCGCCGAGGCTCTCTGCATGCACAGCTTGCTTTTCTCCTGGTTTTTCACCTTCAGAGGCTGTGCcttcccccccagctccctccagaTCTGCCCTCGTCCCACTCTCCTGTCTCTGTCTTGCAGAAGACAGACATCACTGACAGCTCCCTGGCAGCTCTCGCCTGCAGCAAGGTGAAGCGTGTCTGGCTGGTTGGGAGGAGGGGACCTCTCCAAGTTGCTTTCACTATCAAGGTAAGGCTGGGGGTGCTGGAGGGCAGCTGTGTTTCCCAGCCTTGAGGGCCAGGCTATCCATCGCTGGTGGGGAGAGGTGGTCTAGGGATGGGTGGGGAACCCAGGCTGCTGAGGGAAGAGGGCCTGGGGCTGTTGGACAACCTCTGCGCACTGGAGGTAACATCTTCCTGCCTGCAATTCCCAGGAGCTGCGAGAGATGATAAACCTGCCTGGTGCCAGACCTGTCCTGAACCCTGCTGACTTCACAGGCCTTGAAAATGCTATTAAAGGTGAGGGAAATGTGCCATGCTCTTCCAGACAGGGACTCACCTTGACAGGCGAGCGTCCAGGAGTGATCTGGAGATGCTCAGAATATGCATCAGAGAAACTCTTTGCCCTGTGCTTAATGCATGGTGTGTGAAAGCCAGGTGATCACGATGTGGCTCGTCCTTAGAGCGCTAGGAGGCCACAAAGACAAGGGAACAgcctggttttgtgtttgtgcagtCACTTTGCTGCTTGGGTGTGATGCTTTTACTCTCTGAGTGATGAGGGCAGGAAatttgggagggctgggggagcctTGCAGGAGAAATCCCAAGGCTGTTGATTTAAGAGCTTCCTGCAGACCTAAAAAGAAAACGGTGAGTTCAGGGGTGTCCAGAGACTTgctcttctccacaggctgctgccTCTGAACACGAGCAAGGCAGCGAAATCACAGGCTTTGATTTGTGTGTCCCACTGGCCTCAAGCCTCAGGAGCTCTCCTGGTCACTTTGACTTGTAGTTTGTCATCTCAAAGGCGTTGGACTCCCATCAGCGTGACAAACTCCAGATGGACACACATACCACTGAAACTGCCTTGACATGACCTCGGCTCAGCGCCATGTCCCAAGGGAGTTTTGCTGAGGTTCCTGTTCTGcagatctttctttcttcctagaTGCCCCCAGGCCCAGGAAGCGACTGACTGAGCTGATGATTAAAACAGCCCTAGAGAAGCCTGGGGAGAAGATAATGGAGGCGCAGGCAGCAGCCCCCCGGGAGTGGGGGCTGAAGTTCCAGCGCAGCCCCCAGGAGGTGCTGCCCACCGCTGATGGGAGGCGGGCGAGGGGCATCCGCATGGCCCTGACCCGCCTGGAGGTACGGGCTCGTGGCAGGGCTGGTATGGCCCTaagcagggctgcagggatggagcaggacactgctgcatccctgcagcccttgggagTCTCTCCAAAGACAGCTTTGTGTTCCCTGGCTGGTTGGAGTGGCGGCTGGCAGGCTCTTGGGAAAGCTCGTGCCACTGACAAGAGCCTTTCACCTTCTAAAGGGAGCTCCTTCCGTGTTGCTATTGCTGCAGAAAGGACTTTAGCAAATACCTAGGGATCAAAGATGCCAGAGGGGGCTGGAggaagctgctgctctgcttctggTGACTGGTGGTCAGTAgcctcttcttccctctttcaggGTTTGGGTGACTCTGCTAAAGCTGTCCCCACTGGAGACATGGAGGAGCTGGAGTGTGGGCTGGTACTCAGCAGCATTGGCTACCGGAGCCTGCCCCTGGACCCAGGGGTACCCTTCGACACCCAGCGTGGCGTTATCCCCAACAGCTCAGGCAGAGTGGAGGGCGTTCCAGGTCTGTATCCGCCGGGATGTGTGTGGGATGCGTGTTGAGCACAGCTGGTCGGTTGGGGGCTTTTGGGTGGGAAGCTCCGTTCACCAAAGGCACCGATACAAGGCGGTCGCGTGCCTCGGTCAGAGAGTGGAAACTGAGGAAACGAGCCGCCTCTGTCAGGCGTTAAGAACTGGCCCGTCCTCAGCTTGCGTTAGGGGTGTCTGGTTTTGCAGCAAACAGAGCTGAAGATTATGGTGGTTTTACTGGGCCTTGGAGTCTGTTAGTGAAGCAATCAATACAGCCCGTACAGCTGCTTAGTGCTGGTCTGCAGGTACACAAATTCCTGTGACAGCACCGTCGAAGGGCCTCGCTCTGTTCCCACCGCAGGGGTGGATTCTTCACCGCTCACAGCTTGATGTGACGCCCAGGGACAGGGCAAGGACTTGCAGCCAGGAGG
This window of the Accipiter gentilis chromosome 10, bAccGen1.1, whole genome shotgun sequence genome carries:
- the FDXR gene encoding NADPH:adrenodoxin oxidoreductase, mitochondrial isoform X1, with protein sequence MGPGGACWRGGGVPGGFKRWLSSSAPAPRVCVVGSGPAGFYTAQHILKHHGGARVDIYEKLPVPFGLVRFGVAPDHPEVKNVINAFTQTARSERCAYYGNVTVGRDVMVAELRQAYHAVVLSYGAEDNRVLGIPGENLSGVYSARAFVGWYNGLPENRDLKPDLSCETALILGHGNVALDIARILLSPLDLLRKTDITDSSLAALACSKVKRVWLVGRRGPLQVAFTIKELREMINLPGARPVLNPADFTGLENAIKDAPRPRKRLTELMIKTALEKPGEKIMEAQAAAPREWGLKFQRSPQEVLPTADGRRARGIRMALTRLEGLGDSAKAVPTGDMEELECGLVLSSIGYRSLPLDPGVPFDTQRGVIPNSSGRVEGVPGLYCSGWVKRGPTGVIITTMNDSFDTAQSVLEDLQLGVLDVSTSREGFGAMESILHSRGVRPVSFSDWEKIDAAEVARGKAAGKPREKIVDPQEMLQLIGH
- the FDXR gene encoding NADPH:adrenodoxin oxidoreductase, mitochondrial isoform X3, with translation MGPGGACWRGGGVPGGFKRWLSSSAPAPRVCVVGSGPAGFYTAQHILKHHGGARVDIYEKLPVPFGLVRFGVAPDHPEVKNVINAFTQTARSERCAYYGNVTVGRDVMVAELRQAYHAVVLSYGAEDNRVLGIPGENLSGVYSARAFVGWYNGLPENRDLKPDLSCETALILGHGNVALDIARILLSPLDLLRKTDITDSSLAALACSKVKRVWLVGRRGPLQVAFTIKELREMINLPGARPVLNPADFTGLENAIKDAPRPRKRLTELMIKTALEKPGEKIMEAQAAAPREWGLKFQRSPQEVLPTADGRRARGIRMALTRLEGLGDSAKAVPTGDMEELECGLVLSSIGYRSLPLDPGVPFDTQRGVIPNSSGRVEGVPGVDSSPLTA
- the FDXR gene encoding NADPH:adrenodoxin oxidoreductase, mitochondrial isoform X2 produces the protein MAGVGGRAPLGFKRWLSSSAPAPRVCVVGSGPAGFYTAQHILKHHGGARVDIYEKLPVPFGLVRFGVAPDHPEVKNVINAFTQTARSERCAYYGNVTVGRDVMVAELRQAYHAVVLSYGAEDNRVLGIPGENLSGVYSARAFVGWYNGLPENRDLKPDLSCETALILGHGNVALDIARILLSPLDLLRKTDITDSSLAALACSKVKRVWLVGRRGPLQVAFTIKELREMINLPGARPVLNPADFTGLENAIKDAPRPRKRLTELMIKTALEKPGEKIMEAQAAAPREWGLKFQRSPQEVLPTADGRRARGIRMALTRLEGLGDSAKAVPTGDMEELECGLVLSSIGYRSLPLDPGVPFDTQRGVIPNSSGRVEGVPGLYCSGWVKRGPTGVIITTMNDSFDTAQSVLEDLQLGVLDVSTSREGFGAMESILHSRGVRPVSFSDWEKIDAAEVARGKAAGKPREKIVDPQEMLQLIGH